Proteins from a genomic interval of Salinarchaeum sp. Harcht-Bsk1:
- a CDS encoding DNA double-strand break repair nuclease NurA, which produces MTLDRVHFRGIARHARRISRGIDEREHQRFAETVWKEFLDPLRDDDGRAVLRPLDDQELREIDLEVAALRDPVFETAHGLDSGTINPTSYKNGLVLDVAQAAMAAEPSDLDLHRQRSLITTVHSGDLASVEEIEERLDEGNTHSQLLRAPQVPRFEESVVHELSLYLAESQHALAHFDAVEDLLVLDGPIYPKGMLNWADRAPELRDLLYDEPEPRDVIENYVHLVERAVDREVPVIGFVKNPATKAITRTLRERGEQAPWVGDTALFTRLLERGEFVETVDEHGETHRERRRDTDALTYTSWFRSRGGADRLLAGNGDPGTGTTDPGAFGIDRELDPEAYEVTFFALYDPRDDLLYRIEAPLALTEDEDCRSALTDFVLREVAAERGPPTAVAKADSLARIGQRSTNDLRDALAEAFGTDRMRDYDDRRWGGEVG; this is translated from the coding sequence ATGACGCTGGATCGGGTCCACTTCCGCGGCATCGCCAGGCACGCCCGGCGGATCAGCCGCGGCATCGACGAGCGCGAACACCAGCGGTTCGCCGAGACGGTCTGGAAGGAGTTCCTCGACCCGCTCCGCGACGACGACGGCCGCGCAGTCCTGCGGCCACTCGACGACCAGGAGCTTCGCGAGATCGACCTCGAGGTCGCCGCGTTGCGAGACCCGGTCTTCGAGACCGCCCACGGCCTCGACTCGGGCACGATCAACCCGACCTCCTACAAGAACGGGCTCGTGCTCGACGTCGCACAGGCCGCGATGGCAGCCGAGCCGTCGGATCTCGACCTCCACCGCCAGCGATCCCTCATCACGACGGTCCACTCCGGCGACCTCGCGAGCGTCGAGGAGATCGAGGAGCGCCTCGACGAGGGCAACACCCACAGCCAGCTCCTCCGCGCGCCCCAGGTCCCGCGCTTCGAGGAGAGCGTGGTGCACGAACTCTCCCTGTACCTCGCGGAGAGCCAACACGCACTCGCACACTTCGACGCCGTAGAGGACCTGCTCGTCCTCGACGGACCGATCTACCCGAAGGGGATGCTCAACTGGGCCGATCGCGCGCCGGAACTCCGGGACCTCCTCTACGACGAACCCGAGCCGCGTGACGTCATCGAGAACTACGTCCACCTGGTCGAGCGAGCCGTCGATCGCGAGGTGCCAGTCATCGGCTTCGTGAAGAACCCCGCGACGAAGGCGATCACCCGTACCCTCCGCGAGCGCGGGGAGCAGGCGCCGTGGGTCGGCGACACTGCGCTGTTCACCCGGCTGCTCGAACGCGGCGAGTTCGTCGAGACCGTCGACGAGCACGGGGAGACCCACCGCGAACGCCGGCGGGACACCGACGCGCTGACCTACACCTCCTGGTTCCGCTCCCGCGGCGGCGCGGACCGACTCCTCGCCGGCAATGGCGACCCCGGAACGGGGACGACCGATCCGGGCGCCTTCGGCATCGACCGCGAACTCGACCCCGAGGCCTACGAGGTCACCTTCTTCGCGCTTTATGACCCTCGCGACGACCTCCTCTACCGGATCGAGGCGCCGCTCGCGCTCACGGAGGACGAGGACTGCCGCAGCGCGCTCACCGACTTCGTCCTCCGGGAGGTCGCCGCGGAGCGCGGTCCACCGACCGCGGTCGCGAAGGCGGATTCGCTGGCGAGGATCGGACAGCGCAGCACGAACGACCTCAGAGACGCCCTCGCCGAAGCCTTCGGCACAGACCGGATGCGGGACTACGACGACC